The Chitinophaga pinensis DSM 2588 region CACCTTCAGGAGGACTGAACTGTGCTAATGTGAGTGGGGGAGAGCGGGATATGAGAAGTTTGTACCTGTATCCTTTCAGAAAGGTGATCGCGAATACCAATCCCTTATCTGTCATGTCCTGTTACAGCGCTTATGATGGCGTAGCGGTAAGTGGTTCCCGCTATTACATGACAGATATCTTACGTGGAGAGTTAGGTTTTAAAGGCTATGTTTATTCTGACTGGGGATCAGTAGAACGTTTACAGAGCTTTCATCATATGGTAGATTCCCGTGAACAGGCCGCTATTCAATCATTGATCGCAGGTATTGATCTGGATGTGGACGGAGCTTATGAGGGTACATTGGAAAAATCAGTAGAAAGTGGTCTGGTGGACATCAGGTATCTCGATGAGGCAGTTCGCCATGTACTTGCGGTTAAATTTGAACTGGGACTGTTTGAGAATCCCTTTGGCGATCCGGCCAGGGTGAGTAAGGTAGTGCGCAGTGCGGCACACGTCGAAATAGCCAAACTGGTGGCCGATGAAAGCGCCATTCTGCTCAAGAATGAAAATAACATTCTCCCGCTGGATGTAGCAAAGTATAAGTCGATCGCCGTGCTTGGCCCTAATGCAGATCAGACCGTTTTTGGTGATTATTCCTGGACCAGTCGTAATACCAAAGAAGGGACTACCTTATTAGAAGGTCTGACAGCAGCGATTGGCAATAAGGTACAACTGCACTATACACAGGGTTGCGACTGGTGGAGTAAGGATACGACAGGTATAGCAGCTGCAGTAAAAAATGTAATGGCGAGTGACCTGACCATTGTAGCTATAGGAACGCGTAGTACTTTTCTGGGAAGGAGTCCGCAATATTCTACTGCGGGAGAAGGCTTTGATCTCAGTTCACTGGAATTACCAGGTGTACAGCAGGAACTGCTGACAGCCATTAAAGCAACAGGCAAACCATTTATCGTTATATTTATCGCAGGTAAACCACTGGCTATGCCATGGGTAAAGGAAAATGCTAATGCTCTGCTGGTACAATGGTATGGCGGCGAAAAACAAGGTAATACACTGGCCGATATACTGACAGGGGCGGTGAATCCCTCCGGAAGGCTGAACGTCTCTTTCCCACGTAGTACCGGCAATACGCCGATCTATTACAACCATTTTATAACAGATCGTAATGAACCTTTCGACCGACCTGGTAGTCCGGAAGAGCCTAAAGGCCATTATATCTTTGATCGTCCGGATCCGCTCTGGGCATTTGGGACAGGAATGAGTTTCACAACTTTTCAATACCTGGATTGCAGAATAGCAGACACTATATTGACGGAAAAAGACGTTATCAAAATTGCCGTCGATGTAAAAAACACCGGCAACAGGGATGGAAAGGAAGTAGTACAGGTATATGTGCGTGATAAGGTGAGTTCAGTTGCAACACCTGTACAGCAGTTAAAGGCATTCAGCAAGGAATTGATCAGGAAAGGAGAAACCCGGACAGTACAGTTGGAAATACCGGTTTCAGAGCTGGGTTTGTACGATGAAAAGATGAATTATGTTGTAGAACCAGGTGCATTTGAATTACAGATAGGTGCTGCCGCTGATAACATTCACTTTACAAAAGTGATCCAGGTAAAGTGATAGCTGTTTTTATAAAAGAGACTAAAAGAGGTTGGTTTTAGCAGTTGTGTTTTTTGAACAGCCGGGCATTTGCCTGGCTGTTCAAATTATTTATCTGTCTGTTGAAGAGAGGATAATGCTTTCCTGTAAGATATAAACGCCCGGATCAACCCGATTATAAGTGGTCCATTCAATAATGTTAAATACAGCAGGTCCCCGCTTGCTGATGATAATCCAATGTCCATGTAGTAGTTGAAATCTTTGAGGATGATCACTAAAGTAGGGGACAAGGGTAATAAAAACCAGCTTAATACTGTCAGTAACAGGCTGTTTTTTACTACTTCCAGTTTACATAAGAAAATAGTGAGGCAGAGTACATTCAGCAACAAACAGTATAAAATACTGGACAGAATGGCTGTTGTTATAGCCGTTTTCTGTGTCAACCCCTGACTACTCAGGTGCTTGTTTTCTACGACGGTAAAGATAGCCGTAATGGCGACTGTGATCAGGAATGGATAGAGTGTTGCTTGCAGATAATACTTACTTATTCTCATATAAGTGACGAACCCCGTTATTCAATATAAAAAGATGCTATTCAATTTCGCTGATACTGAACCCGGTAGGATCTTGCAGACTATACCGGCAATGCAGGCTGATGGCGCCTTGTTTTTTGGTAAGCTTTACTTTTGCAAGAAGGTTCAGTGAACTTTCATTCAGGAGCAGCGTATTCCCCTCATTGACCCTTATATCTGTCGCCAGATAAAGTTGTTCTTCTTCCGACAGTGTAAGCTGTATCTGCTGATTATTGAATACCCAGTTTTTACCGGATGATTGTTGGATGATGGAATACATGCATTCCTTATCAAAAGAAATCAGTTCTGCTACTTGTTGCGGCACTTGATCCCGCTGGTTCCATTTGCAGAGTGATACCTTAATTTCTTCAGGTAAAAAAACGGTTTCCGGTGGGAGCTGACTGACCAGATTGAGCATAATGGCCACCTGCGGTTCCGCTGAAAGCGCTTTATACATGGTCTCACTGATAACGATATCCACATCAGTTGAAACAACTTCCCATACAGACGCGTCACACTGATGAATGTCTTTCACGTAAGCATGGAGGTCTAAAGTATCTATGACCCGCTTTAATACATTAATGCTTTCAGGGTTGATTTCCAGGAATGTAAACTGCACGTCTTCCGCTTTGAATGTCATCATAACAGGTAAGGCTAAAGTGGCAAAAGGGCCTGTTCCGGCATATAAAACGTGTACGGGCTTTTTGCCTTTGAGCAGCACTACCGATATTGCATGAGCAAGTCCTCTTGAAAAGCGTTGGGTTCTCAATACTTCCCGTCCGCAATGTGCTGCCCATAAAGAGCCGATGGCGTTTCCGTGGGGCGTTTTGATATGCGCTCTTCCTTCCTTCGCATCTATAACAAAGTGTGCAGATAAGAGATCTGAATAACCCATCACGGCAGGGGCGAGTTGATCATGAAAATCTCCCGGTTTGAAAATTTCTTTCCCATATTGCAGCAAGCGCATCCTTAACTCTTCATTGGTCATCAGCAATTGTAATATTCTTTTGCTACAATATAGTCAATCTTTCTCCGCTTCATTATGTATTGTAACATTATTCAACAGCGATGAAGATATCGACTTCTGCCATTTCCGGATTTTGCGCACGTTCCCCATACACTTCGAAATCGGCCGTATAGGTTCTTTTCAGGTCTGAATTCCAGATCTTTACCCATTCCTGATAGACGGCGCCCTGGGATACATTCCCTTTTGCTACCTGCAGGTGGTATTTCCCGCTATTTATTGTTTTTCCTGTCATGCCTTCAGGGATGACATCGAGGGAGGATACCCTGCAACCCAGGATGGTTGTATATGGTTTGGTATGATCTTTCTCGTAGTCTGTATATATGCTATAAATCGTATCATCGATCTTGTTAGGAATCAATGCCTGTATATTTTCAGAAAAGAAGCGCTGCCATAATGCCGGGATGTCTTGTTCTGACTGTCCGTTTTCGTTTGTGGTTACGATGCTGATACCAATTACGCTAAACTGTTGAATATCCATTATTTGTGTTTTTGATTATTGGCAGCGAATTTACCAGGGGGAGGTGACAACCCTATGTCAGTAGTGTCTGACTATAGTTACTCTCCGTTAGTGCTGCCTTCAAAAGGCAGCGCTAACGGAGAGTAACTATAGTCAGACTATTGTATATCCTGAAATTCCTGCTTTTGCCTGGCCATCCAGGGCAAAAATACCGGACATTTTCGTTAAATTTAGAGATAGCCGATATTTCTCCGTAAACCCGCCTATCTCCATTGCTACCAGACTACTGCGTTTATACCCGACGCAGGTTCTTTTTATTACTAGTAAATTGAAAACCCATGAGAAAAACTGAGCAAAATTCCACCAGATTATTGCTTTATGCATTTGTACTTAGTATGTGTATCGGTGCCTGTTCACATGATAACAATCTGCATCGTCCGTCTGCGCTTGCCGTTGCGGATCCCAATGCCAGTCCTGTAGTTTTAGCCGCACTTGATCTTATGAGCGGAAATCCTGTTTTACCGGTTCCTACAGCCGATCCGGATATCATTTATGCCAATGGCAAGTATTACGTCTATACCACCGCTATCGGGCCTAATAACAGCCAATTTCACGCTTATTCGTCCACTGACCTGCTAAGCTGGAATGATGAGGGCGTCGTATTGGATTTAAACAACGTCAGCTGGGCGCATACGGGGGGATGGGCGCCGTCCGTGGTAGCACGTAATGGCAATTTCTATATGTACTTTACGGCAGCCAAGAAAATAGGGGTTGCAGTGAGTACGAGTCCGACAGGGCCTTTTATTGACCGGGGTAGTGCACTGGCTACCGGAGACGGAACGGATCCTATTGATCCGATGGCCTTTATTGACACAGATGGACAGGCGTATCTTTATTGGGGTAATACGACATTGAATATGCAACGTCTGAATACTGATATGATATCACTGACTGGTACCCGCAGTCATGATAAACCATCTAATTATTTCGAAGCGCCTTATATGTTGAAACGAAATGGTATTTATTACTTCATGTATTCCATTAACGATTACAGGAATGACGACTACCATGTGGAATATGCCACTTCCAGCGGTCCTATGGGACCATGGACTTATAAAGGGCGTATTACATCTCCACTGGGCCCTGTTAAAGGCCCGGGTCATAATGCAGTGATCCGCAAGGCTGGTTGTAGTGATGAATATTATTTTGTCTATCATCGGCGGACAAGTACCAATGTGGACGAAAGACAGGTGGCTATTGACAGACTATTTTTTGATGGTGCAGGAAATATACTGCCGGTAAATATTACCAACTCCGGTGTAGTCGGATACGATGGTATCTGTTATACGCCTAATCCTGTTCCTGATGGACAATACGTTATCAGATCCAGGGTCAATACGACCGCAGGAGCCGGTCTGTATCTTGATATTCCGGGATGCGCCACTGGGAATGCGGACGTAAGAACCTGGACAAGAACCAATTGTGATGGTCAGAAATGGACATTTACCTATCAGAACAATGGTTATTATAAGATCATCTCAGCGTTGCCCAATCACAAAGCTTTAGACCTGAATGCCTGTGGACTTGACAGAGGGGCGAATATTCAGGTATGGGATGTGTTGTCAAATGATTGCCAGTTGTGGCGGATTGAAACAGCCGGTAACGGATATTATCGGATTATGGCAAAAGGAAGTAATAATGTGATGGACTTGGCGGATGGTGATCCTACGCCGGGCGCAGATGTAAGGTCATGGACCTGGAATGGCGCTGATGCACAGTTGTGGAAACTGGAGACACCATAATAATTTGCTACTTTTGACTATGTTTTTACAATTTAAATCAGCCGCAGTATTCTGTGGTTCTAAACTCGGTGTTGATCCTATTTTTGCTCAACATGCCTCCGTCCTTGGAAAGTTGTTAGCTAAACATGAAGTGACGCTTGTTTATGGCGGAGGGAACAGTGGTTTGATGGGAGTAGTCGCTAATGAGGTATTGGATCATGCAGGACAGGTTGTGGGAGTGATGCCGGATTTGTTAATTCAAAGAGAGTTCCGGCACGACAGGTTAACGCAGTTGCATGTGGTAGAGGATATGCATGCAAGAAAAAAGCTGATGTACAGTTTATCCGAAGCCGTGATTATTTTACCGGGTGGTATTGGCACATTTGATGAAATGATAGAGGTAATGGCCTGGAACAGCCTGAGTCTTCACAATAAGAAGATCTTTATCATTAACTCTAATGGCTTTTTTGATCTGTTTATTCAACAAATGCAAAAGCTGCAGCAAAATGGATTTCTATATTCAGATGTATCAGATGCATTTATCATAGTCGATACACCTGAGATGATCTTCAGTTAATACCATCTTCTGCTAATTGTGCAGCAGCCTGCTGTACAATTAGCAGAAGATATTTATATGCTTTATTAAGAGGGTATTAAGATCAGATCAGTTGTTGTAGGTTCTTTTTGAATACTGTAACGGGAAACCAGATTTCTCATGTGTTTTTTACTGCTTCTTTTCAAGTAACGGGCATATCAGCGCTAAAGTCCAGTCTTACCTTCATTTCCTCCAGTACATTGAAAATAATCGGGCAGGTGCCATAATGCATCATCATGGAAAATAGCCTGTTGGTGAATTGTGGCAGGTGCAGTCCGGGGAACTCCCGGCAACCTGCAAACCGGTGCTCATAGATCGTACACATGCTATTTTCGAGGAAATGACAAGGGATCCGGTTAATCACCATCATGCTGTTATTAACCCCCGTTTCTATATAACTGTCTATTACATCCGCTTCCGTCCGGCTGAGGTGTGCCGCCAGCCGGGTGACTTCATCAGGTTCCACATTAATCATGAGAGAACGGCAGCAGTTACCACAGGCCGTACAATCGACCTGAGGTGTAACAAGTGCATCGAGTTCCTGCACAAGTTGATCTATATCATCAGCTGGCTGAGATTTTAAATACGCTTTAAACGACTGATTTTCAGCTTCCTTTTGCTGTGCGATGGCCGCAATTTCGGCGAGATTTGCATTCATTTTCAAGCTGTAAAGATAGGATATATCCCGGTCTCACTTCAAAAAACCTATGATCAGCCGGGCTATTGCCTGTGGCTGTTCCGCTAATAAAAAGTGACCGCTGTCCTCGATTTCTTCCAGCCGGACCTCAGCAGTAGCTTTGGTAAGGAAGGATTTTAGCATCTGATAGATGTTGCTGCAGGCGATCCCCATAACAGGGCTGCTGATTGTATGATAAGTTTTCATGTCCTGTATATCCTGGGTAAATGCCTGATACCATGCATTGGAAGACCGGATCGCCTCCGGACTGTCATACGCCTGGCTATAAACCGCCCTGTCAAAATCCGTAAGGTGATGCGGATGCTGTAGCATGGTGTTGAAAATCCAGTCAATGACAAGATGCATCCTGTCTGCCAACAGCGCTTCCGGCAGTTCTTTTACCTGATTGAATGCCAGCCACCAGGGGTATGTATAATTCAAACCCGGTATAGGTAGCATAGGCAACTGATACATCGAATCATCAGGATGCGGTGTATCCAGCATCATTAACTTACCGGTAGCTTCCGGATAGTTGGCCGCGAAACTAAAGGCTACATGGGCGCCAATATCATGACCACAGATATGCACCTTCTCATAATGCAATAACTGTATCAGGTCATATATATCCTTGCTCATATTCTTTTTGTCATAACCTGCTGACGGTTTATCTGAGCCGCCCATCCCTCTCAGGTCCACTACTATCACATTATAATGCAAAGCGAGCAAGGGCATTACTTTATGATAAGCCCACCATGTTTCCGGCCATCCGGGAATTAAAATCAAAGGTTCTCCTTTACCACCCTGTACATAATGCAAGCTGACACCATTCACCACTGCATATTTATTCTCAAAACCTGGAAGGTTCTGAAGCAATTCCTGATCCGAATACATCCGATTATCTTTTATTAAATCAATTGTCGGATCAAACTTAAATAATACTTTTGGTACTGAAAACTATACAGTATACTTCATAGTTCATATATTTTTTTTAATGAGATTAATTAACCAGCTGTCAAAGGAAACAGGTATCCCGATTGGTACCATCCGCTTTTACGAGAAATCAGGTCTTATTAACGGGGAGACGAAGCCTGAAGTAAAAACCAACAAGTATGTGTATTATGGCGATGATGTTATCGACAAACTGCGGTTTATACAAATGGCGAAAGCCGTAGGATTTACGTTGGGTGAGATTAAAGAAGTGGTTGATGCATGGTACCTGAAAAAGATCAGTAAAAAAGCGCAGCTTGAAGTGTTGAATAAGAAGTTGGTGCAGATTGATGAGAAGATACAGGAGTTGAATGAAATGAAAAAGCAGATAGCTGTTTGTAAGGACAATATAGAGAAGCGTTAGTATTTACCTGCCCACAATTTCCTTCCTATGCTTAATTCCCCATTCTGTCAGGTTATTAATAATTGTCTGCAAGGTTTTACCATGTTCCGTAAGTTCATACAGCACCGTTACAGGTTGCGTATCCAGAACGATCCGCCTGATCAGTTTATTAACCTCCAGTTCCTTTAATTCCTTACTCAGCATTTTGTTTGATATACCGTCTACATCATTCAAAACGTCGGAGAATCGTCTTTGTTTATAATAACAGATGGATGAAATGATAGGAATTTTCCATTTCCCGTTCAGTACATCCATTGAATCCTGCACCGCCATCATTTCTCTTTTGTGTTCTTCTCCTTGAGCATTCCTGCACTCCATAAAGGCTAATTTACTATTTCCAGGTTACTATTTGTTACAAAGTTACTAAAGTAAATGAAAACATGCTATTTGAGAGTTCATTGATAGAGTGTTTCAAATTTATCCTTCCACTCTTCATGCCAGTCGAGAAAAGCTAAAAGCGGACCAGACAGACTCCGGCCAAATTCGGTCAGTGAATATTCCACCCTGGGCGGTACTTCAGGATATACCTTTCGTTCTACCAGCTTTAAACTGATCAGTTTTTTGAGTGATTCATTCAGCATTTTATGGGAGATACCATTGATCTGCTGTAACAATTCGCTGTTCCGTTTGGTATCCTGCATGAGTGATACCACGACTAACAGGTTCCATTTATTGGCGAATATCGAGCAGCAGTCGTAGAGTATACTATGCTTATAGGCATCTGGCCCTGCGGATATTTTTTCCTGCAGGGCTGTAAATCTTTCAAATTTTTTTTTGTCGTCATCCATTGTCAGGCTCATTTCTAACTACAAAGTGCTTAGGGGACGGAGGCGTTCCCTCTTTTCACAACCTAATATTAGTTCTAATTTAGCGACCATACTACAATAAGCCAATGAAAATTTTGATGTTTGGTCGTGGGGTTATCTCCGCGCAATATGCTTATGTCCTGGAAAAAGCAGGACATACCGTTGAATTTTATGTAAGACCAGGGAAGAAAGCAGCGGCGATTCCTTTGGATATCTATGACAGGGGAAAACATATTCAGACCACCTGGCGGGTGACCATGCGGGAGGATTTACCACCGGATCATGATTATGACCTGATCGTTGTAAGTGTACAACACTATCAATTTAAGAATGTAGCTGCATTCTTATCAGGTAAAGCAGGCAATGCAACAATACTCATTTTCAATAACTTCTGGAACGATCCCATGACGGAAGCAGCCGCATTACCCAAAGACCAGCTGGCCTGGGGCTTCCCTATGGCAGCAGGTGGTGTTGATCAGCGGGGGGTGTTGAAAGGGGCATTGTTTGGTCGTGTTCACTTTGGCACCTTTGGTACAGCACCTACAGCACGGGAAATTGCCGTTCGCCAGCTGTTTAAATCAAGCGGATTTAAGATCCTGGAACACAAGGATTTTAAAACATGGTTATCCATTCACTTCCTGGTGAATGCCGGTTTACTTTCACAAGCGC contains the following coding sequences:
- a CDS encoding winged helix-turn-helix transcriptional regulator: MDDDKKKFERFTALQEKISAGPDAYKHSILYDCCSIFANKWNLLVVVSLMQDTKRNSELLQQINGISHKMLNESLKKLISLKLVERKVYPEVPPRVEYSLTEFGRSLSGPLLAFLDWHEEWKDKFETLYQ
- a CDS encoding YkgJ family cysteine cluster protein, whose amino-acid sequence is MNANLAEIAAIAQQKEAENQSFKAYLKSQPADDIDQLVQELDALVTPQVDCTACGNCCRSLMINVEPDEVTRLAAHLSRTEADVIDSYIETGVNNSMMVINRIPCHFLENSMCTIYEHRFAGCREFPGLHLPQFTNRLFSMMMHYGTCPIIFNVLEEMKVRLDFSADMPVT
- a CDS encoding MerR family transcriptional regulator, coding for MRLINQLSKETGIPIGTIRFYEKSGLINGETKPEVKTNKYVYYGDDVIDKLRFIQMAKAVGFTLGEIKEVVDAWYLKKISKKAQLEVLNKKLVQIDEKIQELNEMKKQIAVCKDNIEKR
- a CDS encoding GyrI-like domain-containing protein: MDIQQFSVIGISIVTTNENGQSEQDIPALWQRFFSENIQALIPNKIDDTIYSIYTDYEKDHTKPYTTILGCRVSSLDVIPEGMTGKTINSGKYHLQVAKGNVSQGAVYQEWVKIWNSDLKRTYTADFEVYGERAQNPEMAEVDIFIAVE
- a CDS encoding ketopantoate reductase family protein, yielding MKILMFGRGVISAQYAYVLEKAGHTVEFYVRPGKKAAAIPLDIYDRGKHIQTTWRVTMREDLPPDHDYDLIVVSVQHYQFKNVAAFLSGKAGNATILIFNNFWNDPMTEAAALPKDQLAWGFPMAAGGVDQRGVLKGALFGRVHFGTFGTAPTAREIAVRQLFKSSGFKILEHKDFKTWLSIHFLVNAGLLSQALRAGSLGLLLSSKEHGQQVVLNVRELFPVLQQRGIKVQGEAALFKLPPSLVSLLMRTVMKLNPAFRHSLLNHSNPEEVKSFCRDVLAEAKSKGIAVPRLESVASYL
- a CDS encoding glycoside hydrolase family 3 N-terminal domain-containing protein gives rise to the protein MKQIIILSIFMLTYGISAVVGQQLDTALYKNKKAPISARVEDLLKRMTLREKVLQLQNRGAGKTDEIANIFKGESFGCTHEMSMNAQECAEMYQQLQTYMLKKTRLGIPVLTAVEGIEGILQNNCTLFPHELAQGSTFNPALIRKMTTAAGEEAQVIGIHQILSPVLDIARELRWGRVEETFGEDPFLIAEMGTAFIKGYQSFNITCTPKHFVAHGSPSGGLNCANVSGGERDMRSLYLYPFRKVIANTNPLSVMSCYSAYDGVAVSGSRYYMTDILRGELGFKGYVYSDWGSVERLQSFHHMVDSREQAAIQSLIAGIDLDVDGAYEGTLEKSVESGLVDIRYLDEAVRHVLAVKFELGLFENPFGDPARVSKVVRSAAHVEIAKLVADESAILLKNENNILPLDVAKYKSIAVLGPNADQTVFGDYSWTSRNTKEGTTLLEGLTAAIGNKVQLHYTQGCDWWSKDTTGIAAAVKNVMASDLTIVAIGTRSTFLGRSPQYSTAGEGFDLSSLELPGVQQELLTAIKATGKPFIVIFIAGKPLAMPWVKENANALLVQWYGGEKQGNTLADILTGAVNPSGRLNVSFPRSTGNTPIYYNHFITDRNEPFDRPGSPEEPKGHYIFDRPDPLWAFGTGMSFTTFQYLDCRIADTILTEKDVIKIAVDVKNTGNRDGKEVVQVYVRDKVSSVATPVQQLKAFSKELIRKGETRTVQLEIPVSELGLYDEKMNYVVEPGAFELQIGAAADNIHFTKVIQVK
- a CDS encoding TIGR00730 family Rossman fold protein, producing MFLQFKSAAVFCGSKLGVDPIFAQHASVLGKLLAKHEVTLVYGGGNSGLMGVVANEVLDHAGQVVGVMPDLLIQREFRHDRLTQLHVVEDMHARKKLMYSLSEAVIILPGGIGTFDEMIEVMAWNSLSLHNKKIFIINSNGFFDLFIQQMQKLQQNGFLYSDVSDAFIIVDTPEMIFS
- a CDS encoding alpha/beta fold hydrolase — encoded protein: MYSDQELLQNLPGFENKYAVVNGVSLHYVQGGKGEPLILIPGWPETWWAYHKVMPLLALHYNVIVVDLRGMGGSDKPSAGYDKKNMSKDIYDLIQLLHYEKVHICGHDIGAHVAFSFAANYPEATGKLMMLDTPHPDDSMYQLPMLPIPGLNYTYPWWLAFNQVKELPEALLADRMHLVIDWIFNTMLQHPHHLTDFDRAVYSQAYDSPEAIRSSNAWYQAFTQDIQDMKTYHTISSPVMGIACSNIYQMLKSFLTKATAEVRLEEIEDSGHFLLAEQPQAIARLIIGFLK
- a CDS encoding family 43 glycosylhydrolase, which gives rise to MRKTEQNSTRLLLYAFVLSMCIGACSHDNNLHRPSALAVADPNASPVVLAALDLMSGNPVLPVPTADPDIIYANGKYYVYTTAIGPNNSQFHAYSSTDLLSWNDEGVVLDLNNVSWAHTGGWAPSVVARNGNFYMYFTAAKKIGVAVSTSPTGPFIDRGSALATGDGTDPIDPMAFIDTDGQAYLYWGNTTLNMQRLNTDMISLTGTRSHDKPSNYFEAPYMLKRNGIYYFMYSINDYRNDDYHVEYATSSGPMGPWTYKGRITSPLGPVKGPGHNAVIRKAGCSDEYYFVYHRRTSTNVDERQVAIDRLFFDGAGNILPVNITNSGVVGYDGICYTPNPVPDGQYVIRSRVNTTAGAGLYLDIPGCATGNADVRTWTRTNCDGQKWTFTYQNNGYYKIISALPNHKALDLNACGLDRGANIQVWDVLSNDCQLWRIETAGNGYYRIMAKGSNNVMDLADGDPTPGADVRSWTWNGADAQLWKLETP
- a CDS encoding winged helix-turn-helix transcriptional regulator, with the translated sequence MECRNAQGEEHKREMMAVQDSMDVLNGKWKIPIISSICYYKQRRFSDVLNDVDGISNKMLSKELKELEVNKLIRRIVLDTQPVTVLYELTEHGKTLQTIINNLTEWGIKHRKEIVGR